In Astyanax mexicanus isolate ESR-SI-001 chromosome 17, AstMex3_surface, whole genome shotgun sequence, a single window of DNA contains:
- the LOC111193848 gene encoding zinc finger protein 850, producing MMPNAGKENTHHCLHCGKSFKHQSTFKIHMRVHTGEKPYHCSVCGTNFKRLDHLNIHKRIHTGEKPHHCSDCGKSFRQLANLNSHKRIHTGEKQYHCSDCGKSFKRCSNLTKHKCIHTGEKPHHCTDCGKSFQTASNLTKHKCIHTREKNFHCSDCGKSFIWLYTLKQHQRIHTGEKPYHCSDCGKSFTQKRSLKVHTCIHMGDKPYLCKVCGKSFNKICIFTLHRRIHTRERPYHCSDCGKSFRFKNVLKRHQRIHTGEKPYQCSDCGKSFNHLSVLNEHLRIHTGERPFLCSDCGKSFRCLNNLKIHQRIHTGERPYHCSDCGKNFRYLNNLKIHQRIHTGERPYNCSDCGKSFYKLCIFTLHTRIHTGERPYHCSDCGKSFRLLQVLKRHQLIHTEEKPHHCSVCGKSFNQLYHLNRHTLVHTGEKPYHCSVCGKSFLRLYQHNQHTLIHTGEKPHHCSDCGKSFNQLNHLNKHTRVHTGEKPYHCSDCGKSFNQLNHLNRHTRIHTGEKPYHCSDCGKSFNQLNHLNKHTRVHTKERLYHCSDCGKSFRYSSDLKRHQIVHTKEKPYHCSDCGKSFKHSRSLKKHHCIHTP from the coding sequence ATGATGCCAAATGCAGGCAAGGAGAATACTCACCACTGTTTAcattgtggaaagagttttaaacaCCAGAGTACTTTCAAAATACACAtgcgcgttcacacaggagagaaaccgtatcactgctcagtctgCGGGACAAATTTTAAACGACTGGATCATCTCAACATACACAAGCGCATTCACAcgggagagaaaccacatcactgctcagactgtgggaaaagttttcgTCAACTGGCTAATCTCAACAGCCACAAGCGCATTCACACGGGAGAGAAAcagtatcactgctcagactgcgggaaaaGTTTTAAAAGATGTAGTAATCTCACAAAACAcaagtgcattcacacaggagagaaaccgcatcattgcacagactgtgggaaaagttttcaAACAGCTAGTAATCTCACAAAACACAAGTGCATTCACACAAGAGAGAAAAACTTTCATtgttcagactgcgggaagagtttcaTTTGGTTGTACACTCTTaaacaacatcagcgcattcacacaggagagaaaccgtatcactgctcagactgtgggaagagttttactcaaaagaGATCTCTCAAAGTGCACACGTGCATTCACATGGGAGATAAACCATATCTCTGCAAagtctgtggaaagagttttaataaaaTTTGTATTTTCACACTACACAGACGCATTCACACAAGAGAGAgaccctatcactgctcagactgtgggaagagttttagatttaaaaatgttctcaaaagacaccagcgcattcacacaggagagaaaccgtatcagtgctcagactgtgggaagagttttaatcatctgAGTGTTCTGAATGAACACCTTCGCATTCATACAGGAGAGAGACCCTTtctctgctcagactgtgggaagagttttagatgtttgaataatctcaaaatacaccagcgcattcacacaggagagagaccctatcactgctcagactgtgggaagaattttagaTATTTgaataatctcaaaatacaccagcgcattcacacaggagagagaccctataactgctcagactgtgggaagagtttttatAAACTTTGTATTTTTACCCTGCAcacacgcattcacacaggagagagaccctatcactgctcagactgtgggaagagttttagactTCTCCAGGTTCTCAAAAggcaccagctcattcacacagaagagaaaccgcatcactgctcagtctgtgggaagagttttaatcaactgtaTCATCTCAACAGACACACACTCGTTCACacgggagagaaaccgtatcactgctcagtctgtgggaagagttttctTCGACTGTATCAACACAACCAACACAcgctcattcacacaggagagaaaccgcatcactgctcagactgtgggaagagttttaatcaactgaatcatctcaacaaacacacacgcgttcacacaggagagaaaccgtatcactgctcagactgtgggaagagttttaatcaactgaatCATCTCAACAGACAcacacgcattcacacaggagagaaaccgtatcactgctcagactgtgggaagagttttaatcaactgaatCATCTCAACAAACACACACGCGTTCACACAAAAGAGagactgtatcactgctcagactgtgggaagagttttagatATTCGAGtgatctcaaaagacaccagaTTGTTCACACAAaagagaaaccctatcactgctcagactgtgggaagagttttaaacaTTCGCgtagtctcaaaaaacaccatTGCATTCACACACCATAG